The Periplaneta americana isolate PAMFEO1 chromosome 2, P.americana_PAMFEO1_priV1, whole genome shotgun sequence genome has a window encoding:
- the LOC138713093 gene encoding ankyrin repeat domain-containing protein 65-like isoform X1 → MAKPNPIPDLKQRVKTLEGQVRLLLPLIEEVRVLKERLDSRSLHGLEARKEEEKVGSSNNIEELKEELKLRERELRETQAELEKLKEESEREKAELRQKYEGEQQLRLQQEKSKEEALRALREELQAKGEELKKMADELQAERQKTAVSKLRAAAEVRPNLVQKDLLGWTELHRAAERGDTHRVQLLLDAGSLVNAVDYYGCTPLWLAAWQGRQDACRALLAAGARPDVKGGPSRYTALHVAALSGHPAVRELLPAGGPRAYDPDDADEWTALHCAAYHGHAPVVQLLLQHGAERGARNKEGWTALNLARECGRTEVVTMLQG, encoded by the exons ATGGCAAAACCGAATCCTATTCCAGACCTCAAGCAGCGAGTGAAGACCCTGGAGGGACAGGTTAGACTGCTGCTTCCTCTAATAGAGGAGGTGAGGGTCCTCAAGGAGAGGTTGGACTCGCGGTCCCTGCATGGCCTGGAGGCAaggaaggaagaggaaaaagtagGGAGTAGCAACAACATTGAGGAGCTGAAGGAGGAATTGAAGCTGAGAGAGAGGGAATTAAGAGAAACACAGGCTGAACTGGAAAAGCTGAAAGAAGAATCGGAAAGG GAGAAAGCAGAACTGAGACAGAAATATGAAGGAGAGCAACAGTTGCGGCTCCAGCAGGAAAAA agTAAGGAGGAAGCACTGCGGGCTCTGCGAGAAGAACTGCAAGCGAAGGGGGAGGAACTGAAGAAAATGGCGGACGAACTGCAAGCGGAGCGCCAGAAGACAGCAGTAAGT AAGCTCAGAGCTGCGGCTGAGGTCAGGCCCAACCTGGTGCAGAAGGACTTGCTAGGCtggactgagctacaccgggcaGCGGAGCGGGGGGACACACACAGGGTGCAGCTGCTCCTGGATGCAGGCAGCCTGGTGAACGCCGTGGATTATTATGGCTGCACGCCCTTGTGGCTGGCTGCATGGCAAGGCCGCCAGGATGCGTGCAGGGCGCTGCTGGCTGCCGGGGCGCGGCCGGATGTGAAGGGAGGACCATCTCGCTACACTGCTCTGCATGTGGCTGCACTCAGTGGGCACCCTGCAGTGCGTGAGCTGCTGCCGGCAGGTGGGCCGCGGGCCTACGACCCTGATGATGCAGACGAGTGGACTGCACTGCACTGTGCAGCATATCATGGCCACGCCCCAGTGGTGCAGCTGCTGTTGCAGCATGGCGCTGAGCGGGGGGCGAGGAATAAGGAGGGATGGACGGCCCTGAACCTGGCGCGTGAGTGCGGGCGCACAGAAGTGGTGACCATGCTGCAGGGCTGA
- the LOC138713093 gene encoding ankyrin repeat domain-containing protein 65-like isoform X2 encodes MAKPNPIPDLKQRVKTLEGQVRLLLPLIEEVRVLKERLDSRSLHGLEARKEEEKVGSSNNIEELKEELKLRERELRETQAELEKLKEESEREKAELRQKYEGEQQLRLQQEKSKEEALRALREELQAKGEELKKMADELQAERQKTAKLRAAAEVRPNLVQKDLLGWTELHRAAERGDTHRVQLLLDAGSLVNAVDYYGCTPLWLAAWQGRQDACRALLAAGARPDVKGGPSRYTALHVAALSGHPAVRELLPAGGPRAYDPDDADEWTALHCAAYHGHAPVVQLLLQHGAERGARNKEGWTALNLARECGRTEVVTMLQG; translated from the exons ATGGCAAAACCGAATCCTATTCCAGACCTCAAGCAGCGAGTGAAGACCCTGGAGGGACAGGTTAGACTGCTGCTTCCTCTAATAGAGGAGGTGAGGGTCCTCAAGGAGAGGTTGGACTCGCGGTCCCTGCATGGCCTGGAGGCAaggaaggaagaggaaaaagtagGGAGTAGCAACAACATTGAGGAGCTGAAGGAGGAATTGAAGCTGAGAGAGAGGGAATTAAGAGAAACACAGGCTGAACTGGAAAAGCTGAAAGAAGAATCGGAAAGG GAGAAAGCAGAACTGAGACAGAAATATGAAGGAGAGCAACAGTTGCGGCTCCAGCAGGAAAAA agTAAGGAGGAAGCACTGCGGGCTCTGCGAGAAGAACTGCAAGCGAAGGGGGAGGAACTGAAGAAAATGGCGGACGAACTGCAAGCGGAGCGCCAGAAGACAGCA AAGCTCAGAGCTGCGGCTGAGGTCAGGCCCAACCTGGTGCAGAAGGACTTGCTAGGCtggactgagctacaccgggcaGCGGAGCGGGGGGACACACACAGGGTGCAGCTGCTCCTGGATGCAGGCAGCCTGGTGAACGCCGTGGATTATTATGGCTGCACGCCCTTGTGGCTGGCTGCATGGCAAGGCCGCCAGGATGCGTGCAGGGCGCTGCTGGCTGCCGGGGCGCGGCCGGATGTGAAGGGAGGACCATCTCGCTACACTGCTCTGCATGTGGCTGCACTCAGTGGGCACCCTGCAGTGCGTGAGCTGCTGCCGGCAGGTGGGCCGCGGGCCTACGACCCTGATGATGCAGACGAGTGGACTGCACTGCACTGTGCAGCATATCATGGCCACGCCCCAGTGGTGCAGCTGCTGTTGCAGCATGGCGCTGAGCGGGGGGCGAGGAATAAGGAGGGATGGACGGCCCTGAACCTGGCGCGTGAGTGCGGGCGCACAGAAGTGGTGACCATGCTGCAGGGCTGA